One region of Pseudodesulfovibrio sp. JC047 genomic DNA includes:
- a CDS encoding phage terminase large subunit family protein — translation MISSALSMVALPPELSLNEWTDEYAYLSAENSAEPGKWHTIPYQRGMLDAITDEDVEQATYMKSARVGYTKIIDHAIGYYIHHDPSPILCVQPTLDDARDYSKTEIAPMLRDTPVLRGLVADPRAKDSDNTILQKKYPGGSLTLVGANSPTGFRRLTKRIALFDEIDGYPVGGAGSEGDQIKLGIKRTETYSNRKIVVGSTPTIKGFSRIEREFEKSDKRYYFVPCPHCNHRQRLMWANFAWDKTFDENGEVVEHHPETAHFICQHCGAVIEEKDKLDMLEAGEWRATRPFKGHAGFHIWAAYSVFPNASWGRLAAEFLEVKDNPETLQVFVNTVLGETWEEQGESAKHDELFDRREDYGPEVPFEAGLLTAGVDVQDDRLEMEVLAWGLEGESWSMGYEILYGDPSRQVVWDELNDMLLRVYRHESGRAMRIKGACVDSGGHFTDETYNFCKRRFRRNVWAIKGASTYGNPIANPMDKKRSLRGKPVMLGVDTAKDTIHARLKVDEPGPGYCHFPEEYDEEYFKQITGEKRVTKYVKGVPQRRWVKKSSSVRVEALDCRVYNLAAYALLNPNMKKILKKVQQKREEKPQEQEDTAIKKRVRRRSMGAAKGNGFVNGW, via the coding sequence GTGATAAGTAGCGCACTCTCGATGGTCGCACTTCCGCCCGAACTCTCGCTGAATGAGTGGACAGATGAATACGCCTATTTGTCGGCGGAGAACTCGGCGGAGCCTGGAAAGTGGCACACGATTCCATATCAGCGGGGAATGCTCGACGCGATTACGGACGAAGACGTCGAGCAGGCGACTTACATGAAGTCGGCCCGCGTTGGCTACACCAAGATTATCGACCACGCCATCGGCTATTACATCCACCACGATCCATCGCCGATCCTGTGTGTTCAGCCGACTCTCGACGACGCTAGAGACTACTCCAAGACAGAAATTGCGCCCATGTTGCGGGACACGCCAGTTCTCCGGGGGCTGGTGGCCGACCCAAGGGCAAAGGATTCGGACAACACGATTCTGCAAAAGAAATACCCCGGCGGCTCTTTGACATTGGTAGGCGCGAATAGCCCTACAGGTTTCCGAAGACTGACCAAGCGGATTGCCCTTTTCGATGAAATCGACGGCTATCCCGTAGGCGGTGCCGGTTCCGAAGGCGATCAAATCAAACTCGGCATCAAGCGCACCGAAACCTACAGCAACCGCAAAATCGTTGTCGGCTCCACGCCGACAATCAAGGGATTCAGCCGGATCGAACGGGAGTTCGAAAAATCGGACAAGCGGTACTACTTCGTGCCGTGCCCGCACTGCAATCACCGTCAGCGGCTCATGTGGGCAAATTTCGCTTGGGATAAGACGTTCGACGAGAACGGCGAGGTCGTCGAGCACCATCCCGAGACTGCGCATTTCATATGCCAGCACTGCGGGGCGGTGATCGAGGAGAAAGACAAGCTCGACATGCTTGAGGCCGGGGAATGGCGGGCGACTCGTCCGTTCAAGGGCCATGCCGGTTTTCACATTTGGGCGGCTTACTCGGTCTTTCCAAATGCCTCTTGGGGGCGGCTGGCTGCCGAGTTCCTGGAGGTGAAGGACAACCCCGAGACGCTGCAAGTCTTCGTGAACACGGTCCTCGGTGAAACCTGGGAAGAGCAGGGCGAAAGCGCGAAGCACGACGAGTTGTTTGACCGGCGTGAGGATTACGGCCCGGAAGTGCCTTTCGAGGCCGGATTGCTGACCGCTGGCGTTGACGTCCAGGACGACCGCCTCGAAATGGAGGTGCTTGCCTGGGGGCTTGAGGGTGAAAGCTGGTCGATGGGCTACGAAATCCTCTACGGCGATCCTTCCCGGCAAGTCGTTTGGGACGAGCTTAACGACATGTTGCTCCGCGTTTATCGGCATGAATCAGGCCGGGCCATGCGGATCAAGGGCGCGTGTGTCGACTCGGGCGGTCATTTCACCGACGAGACATACAATTTCTGCAAACGCCGCTTCCGCCGCAACGTGTGGGCAATCAAGGGAGCCAGTACATACGGCAACCCCATTGCCAACCCGATGGACAAAAAGCGGAGCTTGCGCGGGAAACCGGTGATGTTGGGTGTTGATACGGCTAAGGACACCATACACGCCCGGCTGAAGGTGGATGAACCCGGCCCCGGATACTGTCATTTCCCGGAGGAATACGACGAGGAATATTTCAAGCAGATCACGGGAGAAAAACGGGTCACCAAATACGTCAAGGGAGTGCCGCAACGGCGTTGGGTGAAAAAGAGTTCAAGCGTGCGGGTCGAGGCTTTGGACTGTCGGGTCTACAACCTGGCGGCATATGCGCTCCTTAACCCGAACATGAAGAAAATTTTAAAGAAAGTGCAACAAAAACGGGAAGAAAAACCGCAAGAGCAAGAAGATACGGCCATCAAGAAAAGGGTGCGCCGACGGAGCATGGGAGCGGCCAAGGGTAACGGATTTGTAAACGGGTGGTGA
- a CDS encoding DUF4352 domain-containing protein — MRKIVLLLSFALVLLFAAPVMAGNVSMSAADFEPTLVRGDLNYVVAVKKTQDSKFDYIVEYQIVYVTVTNNTAKPININPGYFTLASSAKKSYPFTAEMFGLKNKLPWLDVDALDATRVLPGTSAEGFLMFKKKYKNEYPVSLYFESPETSGTIKVERDPKAKYE, encoded by the coding sequence ATGCGGAAAATCGTGCTCTTGCTCTCGTTTGCTCTCGTCCTGTTGTTTGCCGCGCCGGTCATGGCCGGGAATGTGTCCATGTCTGCCGCTGATTTTGAACCGACGTTGGTTCGTGGCGATTTGAATTACGTTGTCGCTGTAAAGAAAACTCAGGACAGCAAATTTGATTACATAGTCGAGTATCAGATTGTGTATGTGACCGTGACGAACAACACGGCCAAGCCCATCAACATCAACCCCGGATATTTCACGCTGGCATCGTCGGCGAAGAAATCCTATCCGTTCACGGCGGAAATGTTCGGCCTGAAGAACAAATTGCCCTGGCTGGATGTTGACGCCCTGGACGCGACACGGGTGTTGCCCGGCACTTCGGCAGAGGGGTTTCTCATGTTTAAGAAAAAGTACAAGAACGAATATCCGGTGTCGCTGTATTTTGAAAGCCCGGAGACGAGCGGGACCATCAAGGTCGAGCGCGATCCGAAAGCGAAATACGAATAA
- a CDS encoding tyrosine-type recombinase/integrase — MKGCRPLDKKEWTLVFHSVRGPNRLRTKALMILGRKTGFRVSELLSLRVRDLIHDGQVRQAVTVERQSMKGGKAGKASGRTVPLHPDVVKHVLAHYEDLKGRGYWRPDDFFFQSRAKGNKPIDRVQAWRDCVEPVKRRGVEGKVGTHGLMRKTFAKDKLDYLTANWVPGKEVPFHVLQRCTGHKDQKSLMAYIEFADEDVHDAFMNS; from the coding sequence ATGAAGGGGTGCAGACCGCTCGACAAGAAGGAATGGACGCTTGTATTCCATTCCGTGCGCGGGCCGAACCGATTGCGCACCAAGGCGTTGATGATCCTGGGGCGCAAGACCGGGTTTCGGGTGTCCGAGCTTTTGAGCCTGCGTGTGCGTGACTTGATCCATGACGGCCAGGTCCGGCAGGCCGTGACGGTTGAACGGCAAAGCATGAAGGGCGGCAAGGCGGGCAAGGCCTCCGGGCGCACCGTGCCGTTGCATCCAGACGTGGTAAAGCATGTATTGGCGCACTACGAGGACTTGAAGGGGCGCGGGTATTGGCGACCGGATGATTTCTTTTTTCAGAGCCGTGCCAAGGGTAACAAGCCCATCGATCGGGTGCAGGCGTGGCGCGACTGCGTGGAGCCGGTCAAGCGTAGAGGGGTCGAGGGCAAGGTCGGCACGCATGGTCTTATGCGCAAGACCTTTGCCAAGGACAAGCTTGACTACCTCACGGCGAATTGGGTGCCGGGGAAAGAGGTGCCTTTCCATGTCCTGCAACGATGCACGGGGCACAAGGACCAAAAATCCTTGATGGCTTATATTGAGTTTGCGGACGAGGACGTCCACGACGCTTTTATGAATTCATGA
- a CDS encoding DUF1937 family protein, translated as MNFEELGRAPMKKIYLATPYTHDNEVVRMERAEGVTVKAAQLIEDGFAVFSPITHGHAIGDVAPHLPHDWEYWGEVVTSYIKDWADELWVFMQPGWEESVGVLAEIGIAAKADKPIKFIKVN; from the coding sequence ATGAATTTTGAAGAACTTGGGCGTGCGCCCATGAAAAAAATATATCTGGCAACGCCGTACACCCACGACAACGAGGTTGTGCGCATGGAGCGTGCCGAGGGTGTGACCGTCAAGGCTGCGCAGTTGATAGAGGACGGGTTTGCCGTATTTTCTCCCATCACCCACGGGCACGCCATCGGCGACGTTGCCCCGCATTTGCCTCACGATTGGGAGTATTGGGGCGAAGTCGTGACCTCGTATATCAAGGATTGGGCCGACGAACTGTGGGTGTTCATGCAACCTGGTTGGGAAGAGTCTGTCGGTGTGCTGGCCGAGATAGGCATAGCTGCCAAGGCGGACAAGCCTATCAAGTTTATCAAGGTGAACTAG
- a CDS encoding helix-turn-helix domain-containing protein has protein sequence MSEAKRHRLEELERETPHLRTAAEIAAYMRMDEKTVNGLINSGDLKIRKVAGTYRATKPQLDRYIEDVHEF, from the coding sequence ATGAGCGAGGCGAAACGGCATAGGCTGGAAGAACTCGAACGGGAGACGCCACACCTGCGGACGGCTGCCGAGATAGCGGCTTACATGCGGATGGACGAGAAAACCGTCAACGGCTTGATTAATTCCGGCGACCTTAAAATCAGGAAGGTTGCGGGTACCTACCGGGCAACGAAACCACAACTGGATCGATACATAGAGGACGTGCATGAATTTTGA
- a CDS encoding ATP-binding protein: MVRLQPGNRVECTKCAALRARMDTEQTGIPPRFISKTLDEYVAEGREQVAALETAKGYAASFDTAKAEGAGLVFLGGVGTGKTHLACGIANRVRAEGQSVLYTTARHAVGAIKDSWRRDSKYTEQETQRRFITPDLLILDEIGVQFGTDVERMLLFDIIDGRYGQMRPTIVISNLDLSALAQMVGQRVVDRLRENGQLVQFLWKSFRR; the protein is encoded by the coding sequence ATGGTCAGGTTGCAGCCGGGTAACCGGGTCGAGTGTACCAAGTGCGCGGCCCTGCGTGCTCGGATGGACACGGAGCAGACCGGTATTCCCCCTCGGTTTATCTCCAAGACGCTGGACGAATACGTTGCCGAAGGGCGGGAGCAGGTCGCCGCCCTGGAGACGGCCAAAGGGTATGCGGCAAGTTTCGACACTGCCAAGGCCGAAGGCGCGGGGTTGGTGTTTCTGGGCGGCGTGGGAACGGGCAAGACGCATCTGGCTTGCGGGATTGCCAATCGTGTCCGGGCCGAGGGGCAGAGCGTGCTTTATACGACAGCTCGACATGCGGTGGGCGCGATCAAGGATTCGTGGAGACGCGACAGCAAGTACACGGAGCAGGAGACGCAACGCCGTTTTATTACTCCCGACCTGCTCATACTCGACGAGATTGGCGTGCAGTTCGGCACGGACGTTGAGCGGATGCTTTTGTTCGACATCATCGACGGGAGGTATGGGCAGATGCGACCGACCATTGTGATTTCCAATCTCGATTTGTCGGCTTTGGCGCAGATGGTCGGACAGCGTGTGGTGGATCGGCTGCGGGAAAATGGGCAGTTGGTGCAGTTTTTGTGGAAGAGTTTTCGGCGATGA
- a CDS encoding conserved phage C-terminal domain-containing protein, which produces MSDDIRIKFSLKDHRKRKKLIRRLGCEAFVALIDLWITAAENYPDGVLADMDAEDIAIDAGWSGDAEEFLTVLLDIGWIDDEDGVLVLHDWFEHNPWAATVEERKNQQRFRVMKRHHPEIHKELVEKGYTAITPEEYRRFTSGIPEVTDGTPDNTNTNTHNHSHIHSHSHIHSHSHSQNTEGGDDAPPAKKKKADEVAEQAEEVLVHLNTVTGKRFKVTGLIPARLRAGATVDECKRVIDFKARERGFDRKYLDHTTPFREGNFDRYLNQAMAQGAPSDGGMIYDGGNATDWQQDPDNKWARQGDSAGSGQMSDSRRRHGQVAAG; this is translated from the coding sequence ATGAGCGACGACATTCGTATCAAATTCAGTTTGAAGGATCACCGTAAGCGGAAAAAATTGATTCGCCGTCTCGGGTGCGAGGCTTTTGTTGCTTTGATCGACTTGTGGATTACTGCCGCTGAAAACTACCCTGATGGCGTGCTTGCCGACATGGATGCCGAAGACATTGCCATCGACGCAGGATGGAGCGGAGACGCCGAGGAATTTCTTACCGTTTTGCTTGATATTGGCTGGATCGATGATGAAGACGGTGTTTTAGTTCTGCACGATTGGTTCGAACACAATCCTTGGGCTGCCACTGTCGAGGAAAGAAAAAATCAACAGCGGTTCAGGGTGATGAAACGACACCATCCTGAAATTCATAAGGAATTGGTTGAAAAAGGATATACCGCGATTACACCAGAAGAATACCGGCGGTTTACCAGCGGTATACCGGAAGTTACCGACGGTACACCGGACAATACCAACACTAATACCCACAACCATTCCCATATCCATTCCCATTCCCATATCCATTCCCATTCCCATTCCCAAAACACAGAGGGGGGCGACGATGCGCCCCCGGCCAAGAAGAAAAAAGCGGACGAGGTTGCCGAACAGGCCGAAGAAGTGCTTGTGCACCTGAATACGGTCACGGGCAAGCGGTTCAAGGTGACCGGATTGATTCCGGCCAGGCTTCGGGCCGGGGCCACGGTGGACGAATGCAAACGGGTGATTGATTTCAAGGCGAGGGAACGCGGGTTTGACCGGAAGTATCTGGACCACACCACGCCTTTTCGGGAAGGGAATTTTGACCGGTATCTGAACCAAGCAATGGCGCAGGGTGCGCCGAGCGACGGAGGGATGATTTATGACGGCGGCAACGCAACGGACTGGCAGCAAGATCCCGACAACAAGTGGGCAAGACAAGGTGATTCGGCTGGCTCGGGGCAGATGTCCGATTCACGGCGACGTCATGGTCAGGTTGCAGCCGGGTAA
- a CDS encoding BRCT domain-containing protein, which yields MIDFDPHGIEVARFSAKRRADRTIDELIGMSRLIVDDGKIDAQEFGFLKKWLQANAEECDVWPINVLNRRIQHFLEDGVLDEKEQEELFTLLSELVGGRPCHEKVASFATMLPLDAPLPAVDLGGKFCFTGRFAFGSRNDCFEECIGWGGEVSKTLTMKVDYLVVGLMGSQAWAHSSWGRKIETAVRYRDEKGKPIAIIGEDHWASFIV from the coding sequence ATGATTGATTTTGACCCACATGGCATTGAGGTTGCACGATTTTCGGCCAAACGCCGCGCTGACAGAACTATCGACGAATTGATCGGCATGAGCCGGTTGATTGTCGACGACGGCAAAATTGACGCCCAAGAATTTGGCTTTTTGAAAAAATGGCTGCAAGCCAACGCCGAGGAATGCGACGTGTGGCCTATCAATGTCCTGAACCGTCGTATCCAACATTTTTTGGAAGACGGAGTTTTGGACGAAAAAGAACAGGAGGAACTGTTCACCCTGCTTTCCGAACTTGTCGGGGGTAGGCCGTGTCATGAGAAAGTAGCGAGCTTTGCCACTATGTTGCCTCTCGACGCCCCCCTGCCCGCTGTCGACTTGGGAGGCAAATTTTGCTTTACTGGCAGGTTTGCCTTTGGCTCCCGAAACGACTGTTTCGAAGAGTGCATAGGATGGGGTGGCGAGGTTAGCAAAACATTGACCATGAAGGTCGATTACCTCGTTGTAGGACTCATGGGTTCCCAGGCATGGGCACATTCTTCCTGGGGCCGAAAGATCGAAACCGCTGTGCGGTATCGGGATGAAAAAGGGAAGCCAATAGCCATCATCGGCGAGGACCATTGGGCGTCGTTCATCGTGTAA
- a CDS encoding helix-turn-helix domain-containing protein produces MKQGNLYSAMPQADAILAHMQSGKPITQFEALNEYGCMRLASRIHDLRRAGNVIRCTKIKTTRGKTIASYSLDAKA; encoded by the coding sequence ATGAAGCAGGGTAATCTTTATTCCGCCATGCCGCAGGCCGATGCGATACTCGCGCACATGCAGAGCGGTAAACCCATCACGCAATTTGAAGCCTTGAACGAATATGGATGCATGAGGCTCGCCTCGCGCATCCACGATCTGCGCAGGGCCGGGAATGTCATCAGATGCACCAAGATCAAGACGACACGCGGCAAGACCATAGCCAGCTACAGCCTGGACGCGAAGGCATAG